DNA from Pontibacter deserti:
CTGGTAAAACCCGCCTTAACCCGGTAATACTGACCGCTACGGCCACTATACTTGGTCTGGTGCCATTGGCGTTAGGTATAAACCTTAACTTCTATACGTTGTTTACAGAGTTCGAACCCCACTTCTTTATGGGTGGTAATAGCGCTGCCTTCTGGGGCCCGCTTGCCTGGACAATTATTTTCGGACTTGGCTTTGCAACTATAGTTACACTGCTGATTGTGCCGGTAATGTACCTGCTGAACGAGAAATTAAAAGACAGGCTGATCGGTAAAAAGAAACGTGCCGCAGCTTTTAAATTAAAACAGGATGAAGTGCCTGTGAATGGAAAAGTTAGAGAATACACTTATTGATAGTACCCATGCTTACAACAAATAAAGCTATTGAGCAGGAGGTTATCCGCATCATTAGCAGAACAACAAAAGTTAAACCATCCCGCTTGCAAACCGACGTGAGCCTTGAACAAAAGCTCGGTTTCGATACGCTTGATGTAGTGGATATTATACTTGCGCTGGAGAAAAAGTACCATATCGTTATTCCGGATGAAGTGCCCATAAACACGGTAGGTGATTTTGTAACGTATGTTGCTGATCATTCTCAACAAGCTGCAGCATAAAACTTTTACATTTTAAACTATAAAAGGCGGGATTACTCCCGCCTTTTATAGTTTAACTCAATTCCTTTCTAGCTTCTGGAAAGATTATAGTTTTCCATTTGTCATTTCGGACCATAGCGAGAAATCTATCTAAGCTTATAGTTGAGGCCTTCTCCA
Protein-coding regions in this window:
- a CDS encoding acyl carrier protein; amino-acid sequence: MLTTNKAIEQEVIRIISRTTKVKPSRLQTDVSLEQKLGFDTLDVVDIILALEKKYHIVIPDEVPINTVGDFVTYVADHSQQAAA